From one Culex quinquefasciatus strain JHB chromosome 3, VPISU_Cqui_1.0_pri_paternal, whole genome shotgun sequence genomic stretch:
- the LOC6048226 gene encoding antigen 5 like allergen Cul n 1: MTAKFELLLLALFGSVALVLCQEDYCNPDLCESGVTHIGCNAKNELSSECVEASKFTFDDKLKKVLLDEHNNYRNQVAKKELKWLPRASNMVRMDWDDDLAYLAELNVNKCEFEHDKCHNTKKYPDSGQNIAMYGSSEDTVDAEATLKKLVQEWWDERHFAGPKLIKKLYMKEKALHFTMLVRSNASRVGCAMIKYKKGDNTWVQLVCNYSYTNMIGTPVYGHGQACSGCTAGCDKEFDGLCVKDEPVDVGAVAPAA; the protein is encoded by the coding sequence ATGACCGCGAAGTTCGAGCTGCTTCTGCTGGCGCTGTTCGGTTCCGTCGCCCTGGTGCTCTGCCAGGAGGACTACTGCAATCCGGACCTGTGCGAGTCCGGGGTGACCCACATCGGTTGCAACGCCAAGAACGAACTGTCGTCCGAGTGCGTCGAGGCGTCCAAGTTTACGTTCGACGACAAGCTGAAGAAGGTGCTGCTGGACGAGCACAACAACTACCGGAACCAGGTGGCCAAGAAGGAGCTCAAGTGGCTACCGAGGGCGTCCAACATGGTGCGAATGGATTGGGACGACGATCTGGCTTACCTGGCCGAGCTGAACGTCAACAAGTGCGAGTTCGAGCACGACAAGTGCCACAACACCAAGAAGTACCCGGATTCCGGCCAGAACATCGCCATGTACGGAAGCAGTGAAGACACCGTCGACGCGGAGGCAACGCTGAAGAAGCTGGTTCAGGAGTGGTGGGACGAGCGTCACTTCGCCGGTCCCAAGCTGATCAAGAAGTTGTACATGAAGGAGAAGGCACTGCACTTTACGATGCTGGTCCGGTCGAACGCAAGTCGGGTGGGTTGTGCCATGATCAagtacaagaagggggacaataCGTGGGTTCAGCTGGTGTGCAACTACTCGTACACGAACATGATCGGGACGCCGGTGTACGGGCACGGACAGGCCTGTTCGGGGTGCACGGCCGGTTGCGATAAGGAGTTTGACGGGCTGTGCGTTAAGGATGAGCCGGTGGATGTTGGGGCGGTAGCGCCAGCGGCTTAG
- the LOC6048224 gene encoding antigen 5 like allergen Cul n 1: protein MSATGCMALMVLVLAVAVVAQEDYCNPDLCNAGVVHTGCKNPNEFSDNCKELDASKFTFDDKLKKVLLDEFNGYRNQVAKGEIKWLPKAANMVRMDWDDDLAYLAQLHANNCPFGHDVCRNTKKYPDSGQNIAIHGLMSDTPDPVATIKEQMKMWWDERQHATKKLIKKLPWDAPAGHFTMMVRSNANRVGCAMVRFKSNDWFYWAELVCNFSYTNMVGTPVYSAGEPCSECKTGCDAEFDGLCNKDEPVDLGA, encoded by the exons ATGTCCGCAACGGGTTGCATGGCGTTGATGGTCCTGGTGCTTGCCGTTGCTGTCGTTGCCCAGGAGGACTACTGTAATCCGGACCTCTGCAACGCTGGAGTGGTCCACACTGGGTGCAAAAATCCGAACGAGTTTTCCGACAACTGCAAGGAGCTGGACGCGTCCAAGTTTACGTTCGACGATAAGCTAAAGAAGGTACTGCTGGACGAGTTCAACGGGTACAGGAACCAGGTGGCCAAGGGCGAGATCAAGTGGCTGCCGAAGGCCGCCAACATGGTCCGGATG GACTGGGACGACGATCTGGCCTACCTGGCGCAACTCCACGCCAACAACTGTCCCTTTGGTCATGACGTGTGTCGCAACACGAAAAAGTACCCGGACTCTGGCCAGAACATCGCAATTCACGGGCTGATGAGTGACACTCCGGATCCGGTGGCGACCATCAAGGAGCAGATGAAGATGTGGTGGGACGAGCGGCAGCACGCCACGAAGAAACTGATCAAGAAGCTGCCGTGGGACGCTCCGGCAGGGCACTTCACGATGATGGTCCGGTCGAACGCGAACCGCGTTGGATGTGCGATGGTCCGGTTCAAGTCCAACGATTGGTTCTACTGGGCGGAATTGGTGTGCAACTTTTCCTACACCAACATGGTCGGAACGCCGGTCTACAGTGCTGGAGAGCCGTGCTCGGAGTGTAAGACGGGATGTGATGCCGAGTTTGACGGGTTGTGCAACAAGGATGAACCGGTTGATCTGGGGGCATGA
- the LOC119770083 gene encoding uncharacterized protein LOC119770083, giving the protein MTWLDFLARLRARFKSRIAAYWRDYDVSCTDIFFGVDYLMVVGGLHLNSRSPKHRRWWNLYRVMIVLTLPLLGWKLALNVSAGKKLDVILQSVQIVLGTAVALVRAVFMVRNYDRIMAVRRYGNRRNFGRNLESTLGMRAAGFYNIRWAMTSFSLFQLCAICPLSMMDLTRNDTFGLPFDLREFSGVLHTLVEKFYCFMLTGLTCNGVVNNATVYMILKGLLTEMTVVAECFEGVMERAVRRAQAELESTAGPSKTRCHARWRYFWNYLNDEFRECVRLHQQFLDTLKVAKPLLNVTLLIAYYSTTLNIAFGTVYLLSTEPSQMGVYSCQVFYYVGMLMTECWILAHLVTKMTGLNESIGGHVYALNWPEQLEYNPDFALRYRATLDTMTTVMVRARHPLRLNCFGFFEFTLERFAELVNLAYSLVTFFRNFV; this is encoded by the exons ATGACCTGGTTAGACTTCCTAGCCAGGTTGCGAGCCCGTTTCAAGTCCCGCATCGCCGCCTACTGGCGTGACTACGACGTCAGCTGTACGGATATCTTTTTCGGCGTAGACTACTTGATGGTCGTTGGGGGATTGCACCTTAACTCGAGGAGTCCCAAACACCGCCGCTGGTGGAACCTGTACCGCGTTATGATTGTGCTGACCTTGCCCCTGCTGGGCTGGAAGTTGGCCCTCAACGTGTCCGCGGGGAAAAAGCTGGACGTGATCCTGCAAAGTGTCCAGATTGTGCTGGGCACGGCCGTGGCCTTGGTGAGGGCGGTTTTTATGGTGCGAAATTATGACCGGATTATGGCCGTTCGACGTTACGGCAACAGGCGGAACTTTGGACGGAACTTGGAATCGACTTTGGGGATGCGTGCCGCTGGATTCTACAACATTCGATGGGCTATGACCTCGTTTTCGTTGTTCCAGCTGTGTGCCATCTGTCCACTATCGATGATGGATTTGACCCGGAATGACACCTTCGGCTTGCCGTTTGATCTGCGCGAGTTCAGCGGAGTTCTGCACACTTTGGTGGAGAAGTTCTACTGCTTCATGCTGACGGGTCTGACGTGTAACGGTGTGGTGAACAACGCTACGGTGTACATGATTCTGAAGGGACTGCTTACCGAGATGACCGTTGTGGCGGAGTGCTTTGAGGGGGTCATGGAGCGAGCTGTTAGGCGCGCTCAAGCCGAGTTGGAATCCACTGCTGGACCAAGCAAGACTCGGTGCCATGCCAGGTGGCGTTACTTCTGGAACTATCTGAACGACGAGTTCCGAGAGTGTGTCCGGCTACACCAACAATTCCTGGACACGCTCAAGGTCGCTAAACCGCTGCTCAACGTAACGCTATTAATCGCTTACTATTCGACCACGCTGAACATTGCCTTCGGAACGGTCTACCTGTTGTCAACGGAACCATCCCAAATGGGCGTCTACTCGTGCCAGGTCTTTTACTACGTCGGAATGCTTATGACAGAGTGTTGGATTCTGGCGCATCTTGTAACCAAGATGACCGGTTTG AACGAATCCATCGGCGGCCACGTCTACGCCCTGAACTGGCCAGAACAACTGGAATACAACCCGGACTTTGCCCTTCGCTATCGCGCTACGCTGGACACGATGACCACGGTGATGGTCCGAGCCCGGCACCCGTTGCGGCTGAACTGTTTCGGCTTTTTCGAGTTCACCCTGGAGCGGTTCGCCGAGCTGGTCAACCTGGCGTACTCGCTAGTGACGTTTTTCAGGAACTTTGTTTGA
- the LOC6048220 gene encoding antigen 5 like allergen Cul n 1 gives MLKLVKSWIWLSMLLASLKSAYTVDYCDSSICPPGSSNIGCGNDGKLAKACPSNAKVIEMTDELKKLIVDTHNKYRNEVATGKVGHLPKASAMPTLTWDNDLAETAQMNSNRCVRGHDACHNTDVYKNSGQNINYIATSADSIDHMKEVPNLITSWYDERHDVNKNMVNTMYDPGKSIMVFHFAVMASDKVNKVGCGLTQWKNEGEWLQLYLVCNYSFNDFVGIPIYVSGKKPCSGCTTGCNSAFPGLCNESEPVPQMIDYPAGK, from the exons ATGCTGAAACTAGTCAaat CATGGATTTGGCTGTCGATGCTACTGGCATCGCTCAAGTCCGCCTACACGGTGGACTACTGTGACTCGAGCATCTGCCCGCCCGGGTCGTCCAACATCGGGTGCGGCAACGACGGCAAGCTGGCCAAGGCCTGCCCCAGCAACGCCAAGGTGATCGAGATGACCGACGAGCTGAAGAAGCTGATCGTGGACACGCACAACAAGTACCGTAACGAGGTCGCCACCGGCAAGGTCGGCCATCTGCCCAAGGCTTCCGCCATGCCAACGCTGACCTGGGACAACGATCTGGCGGAGACGGCCCAGATGAACTCGAACCGGTGCGTGCGAGGTCACGACGCGTGCCACAACACCGACGTGTACAAGAACTCGGGCCAGAACATCAACTACATCGCGACGAGCGCTGACTCCATTGACCACATGAAGGAGGTCCCGAACCTGATCACCAGCTGGTACGACGAGCGGCACGACGTCAACAAGAACATGGTCAACACGATGTACGACCCCGGCAAGAGCATCATGGTGTTCCACTTTGCCGTGATGGCCAGCGACAAGGTCAACAAGGTCGGCTGCGGGCTCACCCAGTGGAAGAACGAGGGCGAGTGGCTCCAGCTGTACCTGGTGTGCAACTACTCGTTCAACGACTTTGTCGGCATCCCGATCTACGTGTCCGGTAAGAAGCCCTGCTCGGGCTGTACCACCGGCTGTAACTCGGCCTTCCCGGGTCTGTGCAACGAGAGCGAACCGGTGCCGCAGATGATCGACTACCCGGCCGGAAAGTAA
- the LOC6048225 gene encoding antigen 5 like allergen Cul n 1 translates to MSINRKVQVLFVLFSFLAAVVRPQEDYCNPDLCESGVSNIGCGATNELSSDCVDAKKYTFDDKLKKILLEEHNKYRNQVAKGELDWLPKAANMVTMDWDDDLAYLAELNANKCLFEHDKCHNTKKYPDSGQNIASWGTSGDDIDVESTLKTLVQEWWDERHFATPKLMKKLFDKEKALHFTMLVRSNASRVGCGMVKYRSGEWLWVQLVCNYSYTNMIGTPVYTAGEPCSQCKTGCDATYDGLCNKDEPVDVGA, encoded by the exons ATGTCGATCAACCGTAAAGTTCAAGTATTGTTCGTCCTGTTTAGCTTCCTGGCGGCGGTGGTCCGTCCACAGGAGGACTACTGCAACCCGGACTTGTGCGAATCCGGAGTGTCCAACATTGGCTGTGGAGCCACGAACGAGCTGTCGTCGGATTGCGTGGATGCGAAAAAGTACACCTTCGATGACAAGCTGAAGAAGATTCTGCTGGAAGAGCACAACAAATACCGGAACCAGGTGGCGAAGGGCGAACTGGACTGGCTGCCGAAGGCCGCCAACATGGTCACGATG GACTGGGACGACGACCTGGCCTACCTGGCCGAGCTGAACGCCAACAAGTGCCTGTTCGAGCACGACAAGTGCCACAACACCAAGAAGTACCCGGATTCCGGCCAGAACATCGCCTCGTGGGGCACCAGCGGGGACGACATCGACGTGGAGTCGACGCTGAAGACGCTCGTCCAGGAGTGGTGGGACGAGCGTCACTTTGCCACACCGAAGCTGATGAAGAAGCTGTTCGACAAGGAGAAGGCACTGCACTTTACGATGCTGGTCCGGTCGAACGCGAGCCGGGTCGGATGTGGCATGGTCAAGTACCGGTCCGGGGAGTGGCTGTGGGTTCAGCTGGTCTGCAACTACTCGTACACGAACATGATTGGGACGCCGGTTTATACGGCGGGAGAGCCGTGCTCGCAGTGCAAGACCGGATGTGACGCCACGTACGACGGGCTGTGCAACAAGGACGAACCGGTGGATGTGGGAGCTTGA
- the LOC119770136 gene encoding uncharacterized protein LOC119770136, producing the protein MTWLDFLARLRARFKSRIAAYWADNDVNCTDVFFGVDYLMLAGGLHLNSRSPKRRRWWNLYRVMIVLTLLLLGCKLAHNVCAGKKLDVILQSVQIVLGTGVTFARALFMVRNYDRIMAVRRYVNRRNFGRNMESSWGIRAAGFNNIRRAVTSFSLLQFCAICPLPMMDLTRNDSFGLPFDLREFSGLLHTLAEKFYCVMVAGLTCNGLVTNATVYMILKGLLTELTVVAECFEGVMDRAVSRSLTRLDSGAGPWQTRRHIRQRYFWYYLEEEFRDCVRLHQQMLNTLKVAKPLLNALFLITYYSTTLNIAFGTVYLLSMELSQMNVYSCQVFYYVGILMLECWIMTHLVTKMSDVNESIGDNVYALNWPEQLEHEPAFAHRYRATLDTITTVVIRARQPLGLNCFGFFEFTLERFAKLVDLAYSLVTFFRNFV; encoded by the exons ATGACCTGGTTGGACTTCCTAGCCAGGTTGCGAGCCCGTTTCAAGTCCCGCATCGCCGCCTACTGGGCCGACAACGACGTCAACTGTACGGATGTCTTTTTCGGCGTGGACTACTTGATGCTCGCTGGTGGATTGCACCTTAACTCGAGGAGTCCAAAACGTCGCCGCTGGTGGAACCTGTACCGTGTTATGATTGTGCTGACCTTGCTCCTGTTGGGTTGCAAGTTGGCCCACAATGTTTGCGCGGGGAAAAAGCTGGACGTGATTCTGCAAAGTGTCCAGATTGTGCTGGGCACGGGCGTGACCTTCGCTAGAGCGTTGTTTATGGTGCGGAATTATGACCGGATTATGGCCGTTCGACGTTACGTCAACAGGCGGAACTTTGGACGGAACATGGAATCGAGTTGGGGGATACGTGCCGCTGGATTTAACAATATCCGACGGGCTGTGACCTCGTTTTCGTTGTTACAGTTTTGTGCCATCTGTCCGCTTCCGATGATGGACCTGACTCGGAATGACTCCTTTGGGTTGCCGTTTGATCTGCGCGAGTTCAGCGGACTTTTGCACACTTTGGCGGAGAAGTTCTACTGCGTTATGGTGGCGGGACTAACGTGTAACGGGTTGGTGACGAATGCAACGGTGTACATGATTCTGAAGGGACTGCTTACCGAGTTGACCGTTGTGGCGGAGTGCTTCGAGGGAGTCATGGATCGAGCTGTGAGCCGCTCACTGACCAGGTTGGACTCCGGCGCTGGACCATGGCAAACTCGACGCCATATCAGGCAGCGTTACTTCTGGTATTATCTGGAAGAAGAGTTCCGAGATTGCGTCCGGCTACACCAACAAATGCTGAACACGCTCAAGGTTGCTAAACCCTTGCTGAACGCCTTATTCCTAATCACGTACTATTCGACCACGCTTAACATTGCCTTCGGAACGGTCTACCTGCTGTCGATGGAACTGTCCCAAATGAACGTCTACTCGTGTCAGGTCTTCTACTACGTCGGGATACTCATGCTGGAGTGCTGGATTATGACGCATCTGGTGACCAAGATGTCCGATGTG AACGAATCCATCGGCGACAACGTGTACGCCCTGAACTGGCCGGAGCAGCTGGAGCACGAGCCGGCCTTTGCCCATCGCTACCGTGCCACGCTGGACACGATAACCACGGTGGTCATCCGAGCCCGGCAACCGCTGGGGCTGAACTGTTTTGGCTTTTTCGAGTTCACCCTGGAGCGGTTCGCCAAGCTGGTCGACCTGGCGTACTCGCTGGTGACGTTTTTCAGGAACTTTGTTTGA